One window of the Lactobacillus sp. PV034 genome contains the following:
- a CDS encoding metallophosphoesterase: MKRRIKQMNYLTNTEPNKLYVISDTHLLAKELQDEGPAFQRMRDTSAGKDLDYPGLALIAFVRKILQEKPTAVVITGDLTFNGEKLSAEKLATIFAPLEKAGIYFFVIPGNHDIYDGWARKFRNDKSFYTEQISTQEWKQIFTTSYQHAASIDGLSYSINFSKKYRLVFADSNIYGERESLTHPITNGKLSNNQLKWIKKEFKQAKNNHQHVLLFMHHNLYDHNEIIKGGFTLDNAPDLRRLCQKYQVAVAFSGHIHAQNIIRGNDECDTPEVASSGFSMSDQGYGVIELTPNAVEYQRYSFDMVPFLADREKALLPKQDFHEYLHDIFYQTNQKQMAWLKKKISNQAEYERILNFIDRLNWNYFIGKSNYSSKDKSKIISSPEYQLVKAKLPEMKNYLDSLLAVDQDSQHLRVEL; encoded by the coding sequence TTGAAAAGAAGAATTAAACAAATGAACTATCTTACTAATACTGAACCTAATAAATTATATGTAATATCTGATACTCATTTATTGGCTAAAGAGTTACAAGATGAAGGGCCGGCTTTTCAAAGAATGCGAGATACAAGTGCGGGGAAAGACCTTGACTATCCTGGCTTGGCGTTAATCGCTTTTGTTCGTAAAATATTACAGGAAAAGCCAACTGCAGTTGTTATTACTGGTGATTTAACCTTTAATGGCGAAAAATTATCGGCTGAGAAATTAGCAACTATTTTTGCTCCACTTGAAAAAGCAGGAATTTACTTTTTTGTGATTCCAGGCAATCATGATATTTATGACGGCTGGGCCAGAAAATTCAGAAATGATAAAAGCTTTTATACTGAGCAGATTAGTACGCAAGAATGGAAACAAATTTTTACTACATCTTATCAACATGCAGCAAGTATTGATGGCCTTTCTTATAGCATTAATTTTAGTAAAAAATATCGTTTAGTATTTGCTGATTCTAATATTTATGGTGAGCGTGAATCATTAACACATCCTATTACCAATGGCAAATTAAGCAATAACCAATTAAAATGGATCAAAAAAGAATTTAAGCAAGCTAAAAATAACCATCAGCATGTGCTACTTTTTATGCATCACAATTTGTATGACCATAATGAGATTATTAAGGGTGGTTTCACCTTAGATAATGCGCCTGATTTGCGTCGATTATGTCAAAAATATCAAGTTGCAGTAGCATTTTCAGGGCATATCCATGCGCAAAATATTATTCGGGGAAATGATGAATGTGATACACCTGAAGTTGCTAGTTCAGGTTTTTCGATGTCTGATCAAGGTTATGGGGTAATTGAATTAACACCTAATGCAGTCGAATATCAACGTTATTCTTTCGATATGGTGCCATTTCTAGCGGATAGAGAAAAAGCGCTGTTACCAAAACAAGATTTTCATGAGTATTTGCATGATATTTTTTATCAGACCAATCAAAAGCAGATGGCTTGGTTAAAAAAGAAGATTTCAAATCAAGCGGAATATGAAAGAATTTTAAATTTTATTGATCGGCTTAATTGGAATTATTTTATTGGTAAAAGTAATTATTCAAGTAAAGATAAAAGTAAGATAATATCATCACCAGAGTATCAGTTGGTGAAAGCAAAGCTACCAGAAATGAAGAATTATCTTGATTCTTTATTAGCTGTAGATCAAGATAGTCAGCATTTAAGAGTGGAATTGTAA
- a CDS encoding carboxymuconolactone decarboxylase family protein produces MAISENAKKYYKKMFSGHESVLTKTDPEFIEFFKNFAFDEVVNHDDMDDRTRFMTILATLIGCQGKEEYELMVTAALNFGVKPVEIKEIVYQAVAYLGMGRVFPFFKLTNKVFEEQGIELPLPGQATTEADERLRAGEQAQIDIFGPGMKDFWKSGPEESQHINYWLADNCFGDYYTRHGLTLKERELMTFCYLAAQGGVEPQLVAHAKANLSMGNDKQFLIDVISQNIPYIGYPRSLNALRCVNTAAEELDKN; encoded by the coding sequence ATGGCAATTAGTGAAAATGCAAAAAAGTATTATAAAAAAATGTTTTCTGGTCATGAATCTGTATTAACAAAGACAGATCCTGAATTTATTGAATTCTTTAAAAACTTTGCCTTTGACGAAGTTGTAAATCATGATGATATGGATGATCGAACTAGATTTATGACTATTTTGGCTACTTTAATTGGTTGTCAAGGTAAGGAAGAATATGAATTAATGGTGACTGCAGCTCTGAATTTTGGTGTAAAGCCAGTTGAAATTAAAGAAATAGTTTATCAAGCTGTAGCATATCTAGGGATGGGACGTGTATTCCCATTTTTCAAATTAACTAATAAAGTTTTTGAAGAACAGGGAATCGAGTTACCACTTCCTGGGCAGGCAACTACCGAGGCTGATGAAAGATTACGTGCTGGTGAACAAGCACAGATTGATATTTTTGGACCAGGGATGAAAGATTTTTGGAAGTCGGGTCCTGAAGAAAGTCAACACATTAATTATTGGTTAGCTGATAACTGCTTTGGTGATTACTACACTCGCCATGGATTGACTCTTAAGGAAAGAGAATTAATGACTTTTTGTTATCTAGCTGCACAAGGCGGCGTAGAACCACAGTTAGTTGCGCATGCCAAAGCAAACTTATCAATGGGAAATGATAAGCAATTTTTGATTGATGTAATTTCTCAAAATATTCCTTATATTGGCTATCCACGTAGTTTAAATGCTTTAAGATGCGTCAATACTGCTGCTGAGGAATTAGATAAAAACTAG
- a CDS encoding NAD(P)H-binding protein — MKKVLILGANGQIARLVEERLLKEQPDVELTLFLRNSDRLANLADNKRVRIIEGDATNEKEVADAMHGQNIVYMAMVDHEHDNQITKNVIEAMKHNDVKRVISSNILGIYDEVPGEFGRWNHEQVKEGLESATKSAELLEDSRLDYTIIRIPWLNDRDEIKYTVTHANEEYVGVSASRKSIADLIVKIIADPSYLAKDSVGAADPDTQGQDRPVY, encoded by the coding sequence ATGAAAAAAGTTTTAATTTTAGGAGCAAATGGTCAAATTGCTCGTCTTGTTGAGGAGCGCTTATTAAAAGAACAACCAGATGTTGAATTGACTTTGTTTTTACGTAACTCTGATCGTTTAGCAAATTTGGCTGATAATAAACGTGTTCGTATTATTGAAGGTGATGCAACTAATGAAAAAGAAGTTGCCGATGCAATGCATGGTCAAAATATTGTTTATATGGCGATGGTAGATCATGAGCACGATAATCAAATTACTAAGAATGTAATTGAAGCGATGAAGCATAATGACGTTAAGCGTGTAATCTCATCAAATATTTTGGGTATTTACGATGAAGTTCCTGGTGAATTCGGACGCTGGAACCATGAACAGGTAAAGGAAGGCTTAGAATCAGCAACAAAATCAGCTGAACTTTTAGAAGATTCAAGATTAGATTACACAATTATCCGTATCCCTTGGTTAAATGATCGTGACGAAATTAAGTACACTGTTACTCACGCTAATGAAGAATATGTTGGTGTTTCAGCTTCTCGTAAAAGCATTGCTGACTTGATTGTCAAAATTATTGCTGATCCATCATATTTGGCTAAAGATAGTGTAGGAGCAGCTGACCCTGATACTCAAGGCCAAGATCGTCCTGTATACTAA
- a CDS encoding pyridoxamine 5'-phosphate oxidase family protein yields MKKLDSNKLTPEQQNMFNDELTYLATVSKDGTPQVGPKASLIAINDHQLQYLEKTKSTAYQNIKDGSKVAVVAANVPSHKAVRAVGTAEIHENDEFAKAIVENSDTPDAYVVVINVEQVNG; encoded by the coding sequence ATGAAAAAATTAGATTCAAATAAATTAACTCCAGAACAACAAAATATGTTCAACGATGAATTAACTTACCTTGCAACTGTAAGTAAAGATGGTACTCCACAAGTTGGTCCTAAGGCTTCATTAATTGCAATTAATGACCACCAATTACAATACTTAGAAAAGACTAAGTCAACTGCTTACCAAAACATTAAGGATGGTTCAAAAGTAGCAGTTGTTGCAGCTAACGTTCCAAGCCACAAGGCTGTTCGTGCTGTTGGGACAGCTGAAATTCACGAAAATGATGAATTTGCTAAGGCTATCGTAGAAAATTCTGACACTCCAGATGCATACGTAGTTGTAATTAACGTTGAACAAGTAAACGGCTAA
- the ylxM gene encoding YlxM family DNA-binding protein: protein MNELEKNEKLGNLYAYYGSLLTQGQQEYFEDYYYNDLSLGEIADNHQVSRQAVYDNLRRSSKALENYESKLHMAQDYQKFGKLTQEISHALSDGNKQLAQEKTDYLLNELGEV, encoded by the coding sequence ATGAATGAACTTGAAAAAAATGAAAAATTAGGCAATTTATATGCTTATTATGGTTCACTTTTGACCCAGGGACAGCAAGAGTATTTTGAAGATTATTACTATAATGATTTGTCTTTAGGAGAAATTGCAGATAATCATCAAGTTTCGCGGCAAGCTGTTTATGATAATTTGAGACGTTCAAGTAAAGCTTTGGAAAATTACGAATCTAAGCTTCATATGGCGCAAGATTATCAAAAGTTTGGTAAGTTAACTCAAGAAATATCACATGCTTTATCAGATGGTAACAAGCAGCTAGCTCAAGAAAAAACAGACTATTTATTAAATGAATTAGGCGAGGTTTAA
- the ffh gene encoding signal recognition particle protein, which yields MAFESLSERLQKALRNLTGKGKISEADINEASREIRLALLEADVNFKVVKDFIKTIKKEALGKEVQESLNPGQQIIKIVDQELTKMMGEEAVSLNKAPHIPTIIMMVGLQGTGKTTTVGKLANYLKKNDNARPLLIAGDIYRPAAIDQLKQIGSDLDVPVYSEDNKDVAEIVKHGLAQADKNKNDYVIIDTAGRLEIDEQLMDELKRITEVAHPENTLLVVDAMTGQAATKVAEGFNADLDLTGVILTKLDGDTRGGAALSVRAVTGLPIIFTGQGEKLSALETFHPDRMASRILGMGDMLSLIEKAQQDYDAKEAEKVAQKMRENTFNFNDFIDQLEQVQKMGPIDQLIKMIPGMANNPALKNIQMPEKQIDHTKAIVYSMTPAEREDPDILNPSRRRRIAAGSGIAVAEVNRMIKQFKQAKEMMQKMTSGNMKGLENIPGMNSPMGKMAMRSMSKRFKKSKKKRMKKIKRFHS from the coding sequence ATGGCTTTTGAAAGTTTAAGTGAGAGACTCCAAAAGGCTCTAAGAAATTTAACAGGTAAGGGAAAAATCAGTGAAGCTGATATTAATGAAGCATCCCGTGAAATTAGATTAGCTTTACTTGAAGCAGATGTTAACTTTAAAGTCGTAAAAGATTTTATTAAAACTATTAAAAAAGAAGCTTTAGGTAAAGAAGTCCAAGAAAGCTTAAATCCAGGACAACAAATTATCAAGATAGTTGATCAAGAGTTAACTAAAATGATGGGAGAGGAAGCTGTTAGCTTAAACAAAGCTCCTCATATTCCTACGATCATTATGATGGTTGGTCTTCAGGGTACTGGTAAGACTACTACTGTTGGTAAACTTGCTAATTATCTTAAGAAGAATGATAATGCGCGTCCGCTATTAATTGCTGGTGATATTTACCGTCCAGCAGCTATTGATCAATTAAAGCAAATTGGATCTGACTTAGATGTACCTGTTTACAGTGAAGATAATAAAGATGTAGCCGAAATTGTTAAACATGGTCTTGCGCAAGCAGATAAAAATAAGAATGACTATGTAATTATCGATACCGCTGGTCGTTTGGAAATCGATGAACAGTTAATGGACGAATTAAAGCGCATTACTGAAGTTGCACATCCAGAAAATACTTTATTAGTAGTTGATGCCATGACCGGTCAAGCTGCTACCAAAGTTGCTGAAGGCTTTAATGCAGATCTTGATTTGACTGGGGTTATTTTAACTAAGTTAGATGGTGATACTCGTGGTGGTGCTGCTTTATCAGTTCGTGCTGTAACTGGATTACCAATTATCTTTACTGGTCAAGGTGAAAAATTAAGTGCTCTAGAAACTTTCCACCCAGATCGAATGGCTTCTAGAATTCTTGGCATGGGTGATATGCTGAGCTTAATAGAAAAGGCTCAACAAGACTATGATGCTAAAGAAGCCGAAAAAGTAGCGCAAAAAATGCGTGAAAATACTTTTAACTTTAATGATTTTATTGATCAATTAGAACAAGTTCAAAAGATGGGACCAATTGATCAATTAATTAAAATGATTCCAGGGATGGCTAATAATCCTGCACTTAAGAATATTCAAATGCCAGAAAAGCAAATTGATCATACTAAAGCGATCGTTTACTCAATGACGCCTGCAGAAAGAGAAGATCCAGATATTTTGAATCCTTCACGTCGTCGCAGAATTGCAGCAGGATCAGGTATAGCGGTAGCAGAAGTTAACCGTATGATTAAGCAATTTAAACAAGCCAAAGAAATGATGCAAAAGATGACCTCAGGTAATATGAAGGGCCTTGAAAATATTCCAGGCATGAATTCGCCGATGGGCAAGATGGCTATGCGCTCAATGAGTAAAAGATTTAAGAAAAGTAAGAAGAAGCGCATGAAGAAAATTAAAAGATTTCACTCCTAA
- the rpsP gene encoding 30S ribosomal protein S16, with protein sequence MSVKIRMRRMGSKRKPFYRIVVADSRMPRDGRFIEEVGYYNPLTNPDEVKLEEGKIFDWLEKGAQPSDTVRSLLSDAGIMKRYHDAKYGK encoded by the coding sequence ATGTCTGTTAAAATTCGTATGCGCCGCATGGGCTCAAAGAGAAAACCTTTCTACCGTATCGTTGTTGCTGACTCACGTATGCCACGTGATGGTCGTTTCATCGAAGAAGTAGGTTACTACAACCCACTTACTAACCCTGATGAAGTTAAGCTTGAAGAAGGTAAAATCTTTGATTGGCTTGAAAAGGGTGCACAACCTTCAGATACTGTAAGAAGCTTACTTTCAGATGCTGGTATTATGAAGAGATACCACGATGCAAAATACGGTAAGTAA
- the rimM gene encoding ribosome maturation factor RimM (Essential for efficient processing of 16S rRNA): MDNYFEVGKILTTHGLKGEVKVNPITDFIEERFTPGTSLYIGESVDSSKQEVVVQRARMHKQFVLVIFEGIDNIDEAEKIVGKKIFVKESDRQELEDGSYYFKDILDLPVFDAETGEKLGILNDIETPGANDIWEIKPENGKSFWIPNIASVVKKVDLDNKRIEVSLLEGLRDED; the protein is encoded by the coding sequence ATGGATAATTATTTTGAAGTAGGTAAAATTTTAACTACTCATGGCTTAAAAGGTGAAGTAAAAGTTAATCCAATCACTGATTTTATTGAAGAACGTTTTACTCCTGGAACTAGTTTATATATTGGAGAAAGTGTAGATAGCTCAAAGCAAGAAGTTGTGGTCCAAAGAGCTAGAATGCACAAACAATTTGTTTTAGTCATTTTTGAAGGTATTGATAATATTGATGAAGCTGAAAAGATAGTAGGTAAAAAAATCTTTGTTAAAGAAAGTGATCGTCAAGAATTAGAAGATGGTTCTTACTATTTTAAAGATATTTTAGATTTACCAGTTTTTGATGCTGAGACAGGCGAAAAATTGGGAATTTTAAATGATATTGAAACTCCAGGAGCAAATGATATTTGGGAGATAAAACCAGAAAATGGTAAGTCATTTTGGATTCCAAATATCGCTTCAGTTGTTAAAAAAGTAGATTTGGATAATAAACGCATAGAAGTAAGTTTACTTGAGGGATTGCGCGATGAAGATTAA
- the trmD gene encoding tRNA (guanosine(37)-N1)-methyltransferase TrmD, with the protein MKINVLTLFPDMFTPLQVSMLGRGLEDGKWDLNLVNFRDFTTDVHHHVDDTPYGGGAGMVLQIMPIKKALDSIENKGKVIITAPQGKTFDEKMAQEWSKEENLTFICGHYEGFDQRVYDLADETVSIGDYVLTGGELPTMSMIDATVRLLPGILGNAASPVEESFSHGLLEYPQYTRPADFEGLKVPEVLTSGNHQKIAEWRHREALKTTYLNRPDMLENRELTKEEVKMLREIKAELGQ; encoded by the coding sequence ATGAAGATTAATGTTTTGACTTTATTTCCAGATATGTTTACACCACTTCAAGTATCAATGCTTGGCCGAGGCCTTGAGGATGGCAAATGGGATTTAAATTTAGTTAATTTTAGAGACTTTACAACTGATGTTCATCATCATGTCGATGACACTCCTTATGGTGGGGGAGCAGGCATGGTATTACAAATTATGCCAATTAAGAAAGCACTAGATTCCATCGAAAATAAAGGAAAAGTTATCATTACTGCACCACAGGGGAAGACTTTTGATGAAAAAATGGCTCAGGAATGGTCTAAGGAAGAGAATCTTACTTTTATTTGTGGTCACTATGAAGGATTTGATCAGCGTGTCTATGATCTAGCTGATGAAACAGTTTCTATTGGTGATTATGTCTTAACAGGTGGAGAATTACCAACAATGAGTATGATAGATGCGACAGTACGGCTTTTGCCGGGAATTCTTGGAAATGCTGCTTCTCCTGTTGAGGAAAGTTTTTCTCATGGTTTATTAGAATATCCTCAATATACTCGTCCTGCTGATTTTGAAGGCTTAAAGGTACCCGAAGTTTTGACTTCTGGTAATCACCAAAAGATTGCTGAATGGCGTCATCGTGAGGCATTAAAAACTACATATCTAAATCGCCCAGATATGCTTGAAAATCGTGAACTAACAAAAGAAGAAGTTAAAATGCTCAGAGAAATTAAGGCAGAATTAGGACAATAG
- the rplS gene encoding 50S ribosomal protein L19 codes for MDPLIQELTKDQIRTDLPDFRAGDTVRVHVRVVEGSHERIQIFEGVVIKRKGAGISATYTVRKMSSGIGVERTFPVNDPRVAKVEVVRQGRVRRAKLYYLRDRHGKAARIPEKRRK; via the coding sequence ATGGATCCATTAATTCAAGAATTGACAAAAGATCAAATTCGTACTGATTTACCAGACTTCCGTGCAGGTGATACTGTTCGTGTTCACGTACGTGTTGTTGAAGGTAGTCACGAACGTATCCAGATTTTCGAAGGTGTTGTAATTAAGAGAAAGGGTGCTGGCATCAGCGCTACTTACACTGTTCGTAAGATGTCATCTGGTATCGGTGTTGAACGTACTTTCCCAGTAAACGACCCACGTGTTGCTAAGGTTGAAGTTGTACGTCAAGGTCGTGTACGTCGTGCTAAGCTTTACTACTTACGTGATCGTCATGGTAAGGCAGCTAGAATTCCTGAAAAGCGTCGTAAATAA
- a CDS encoding class III bacteriocin, whose amino-acid sequence MIPKNAQVKLKYDLNNLPHVVVQASFMSPEQIYTLQLLHQQRDTVVYRHPAFGKEVNFEGEEAVLYLKGNEENTAAGHTQTLIYSGRENYYFVGVKPKKTGHIFWSTQIARVALNEAGSITYNENTQLPRLSYLNRAGIKYPGKNLVRVEAAISPNYQYFLLASIDKDHTGHFSLYHLKDINRALDKVEYKPVDINIEKLKCIDSFTISNFNSEYFKSIQGYGIDNDKSIYISSQPSPTQNWLGFAQQRLPREIVKIPWANEMADNWEVVNLDKEKILNMRGFVTEFEGIQVIDRDHVLLTVAYHKRYSGTTLHNKIFEIKML is encoded by the coding sequence ATGATTCCTAAAAATGCTCAAGTAAAGTTAAAATATGATTTAAATAATTTACCCCACGTTGTTGTGCAGGCTAGTTTTATGAGCCCGGAGCAAATTTATACTTTACAATTATTACATCAGCAAAGAGATACGGTTGTATATCGTCATCCAGCTTTTGGAAAAGAAGTAAATTTTGAGGGAGAAGAGGCAGTGCTATACTTAAAAGGTAACGAAGAAAATACCGCAGCAGGCCATACTCAAACTTTGATTTACTCTGGACGTGAGAATTACTATTTTGTAGGTGTAAAGCCCAAAAAAACTGGACATATTTTTTGGAGTACCCAAATTGCACGAGTTGCCCTTAATGAAGCTGGAAGTATTACTTATAATGAAAATACGCAATTACCACGATTATCATATCTAAATCGAGCAGGTATAAAATATCCCGGTAAAAATTTAGTTAGAGTAGAAGCAGCTATTTCTCCAAATTATCAGTATTTTTTGCTTGCTAGCATTGATAAGGACCATACAGGCCACTTTTCGCTTTATCATCTTAAAGATATTAACCGAGCATTGGATAAAGTTGAATATAAGCCAGTTGATATTAATATTGAAAAATTAAAATGTATTGATTCTTTTACAATTTCTAACTTTAATAGCGAATATTTTAAGTCAATTCAGGGATACGGAATTGATAATGATAAAAGCATTTATATTTCTAGTCAACCAAGTCCTACTCAAAATTGGTTAGGCTTTGCGCAACAAAGACTACCAAGAGAAATAGTGAAGATCCCTTGGGCTAATGAAATGGCAGATAACTGGGAAGTAGTAAATTTAGATAAAGAGAAAATTTTAAATATGAGAGGATTTGTGACTGAATTTGAAGGAATTCAAGTAATAGATCGAGATCATGTGTTATTAACTGTGGCATACCATAAAAGATATAGCGGAACTACGCTTCATAATAAAATTTTTGAAATTAAGATGTTATAA
- a CDS encoding phosphotransferase translates to MEKSEEFRKILNNKVNGQLIPTNHESLNSTYFGFSKKFNNSIFIKVFNSFKKFMTEERITCQLSKRILDTFKIDCNGMKYVLVMKDLHPRDLEERINTERAYEMGVVLAKFHNTVKRFDGIKIESNYFNKIPENIKELRDSLEKERLFNLSRKFNNLQPLIENDLKENVNVVLHGDVGVRNYKTINNCLILIDYERARVGINYQDFIKLFYQDFKLDSSLIDSFLNGYNSKSIYHWKINTSTQYFLVFITAIGIMKYTQKIKDKPFKKIGIQMINEIEDYFR, encoded by the coding sequence ATGGAAAAGAGTGAAGAATTTAGAAAAATTTTAAATAATAAGGTGAACGGACAATTAATTCCGACAAATCATGAATCATTAAATTCGACCTATTTCGGATTTAGCAAAAAATTTAATAATAGTATATTTATCAAAGTATTTAATTCATTTAAGAAATTTATGACAGAAGAACGGATTACTTGCCAATTAAGTAAAAGAATATTGGATACTTTTAAAATTGATTGTAACGGAATGAAGTATGTTCTAGTTATGAAAGATTTACATCCACGAGATTTAGAAGAGAGGATAAATACTGAGCGAGCTTATGAAATGGGGGTTGTTTTGGCTAAATTTCATAATACAGTTAAAAGGTTTGATGGAATAAAAATAGAAAGTAATTATTTTAATAAAATACCTGAAAATATAAAAGAATTGAGAGATTCCCTCGAAAAAGAAAGATTATTTAATTTATCAAGAAAATTTAATAATTTACAGCCTTTAATTGAAAATGACTTAAAAGAGAATGTAAATGTTGTGTTACATGGGGATGTAGGAGTACGAAATTATAAAACTATAAATAATTGTTTAATCTTAATAGACTATGAGAGAGCCAGAGTAGGGATTAATTATCAAGATTTTATAAAACTTTTTTATCAAGATTTTAAATTAGATTCTTCATTAATTGACTCTTTTCTTAATGGATATAATTCAAAGAGCATTTATCATTGGAAAATAAATACCTCTACTCAGTATTTTCTCGTTTTTATAACTGCCATTGGTATTATGAAATATACTCAGAAAATCAAAGATAAACCTTTTAAAAAGATTGGAATACAAATGATTAACGAAATAGAAGATTATTTTAGATAA
- the lexA gene encoding transcriptional repressor LexA: MTEARESKQLEILKYIYETVEDRGFPPTVREICSAVNLSSTSTVHGHLSRLENKGYIIKDATKPRAIEVTQEGLSALGIKPKNIPIIGVVTAGQPILAVEDVEDYFPIPPDLTNDAGDLFMLRVHGTSMINVGILDGDNVIVRKQTSAHNGEIVVAMTDEDEATVKRFYKEDDHYRLQPENDTMAPIILNTVHILGKVVGLYRNNID; encoded by the coding sequence ATGACTGAAGCACGCGAATCAAAGCAACTTGAAATTTTAAAATATATTTATGAAACAGTCGAAGACCGTGGTTTTCCTCCCACCGTAAGAGAAATTTGTTCTGCTGTTAACTTATCTTCTACTTCTACTGTTCATGGTCATTTGTCACGTCTTGAAAATAAGGGCTATATCATTAAAGATGCTACCAAACCTCGTGCCATTGAAGTAACACAAGAAGGACTTAGTGCTTTAGGAATTAAACCTAAAAATATTCCAATTATCGGTGTTGTAACTGCTGGACAACCGATTTTAGCCGTCGAAGACGTTGAAGACTATTTCCCTATTCCACCTGACTTAACTAATGATGCTGGGGATCTTTTCATGTTAAGAGTTCATGGAACTTCAATGATTAATGTGGGGATTCTTGATGGCGATAATGTAATTGTAAGAAAACAAACTTCTGCTCATAACGGTGAAATTGTCGTAGCAATGACTGATGAAGATGAAGCTACTGTTAAACGATTCTATAAAGAAGATGATCATTACCGGCTTCAACCAGAAAATGATACGATGGCACCTATCATCTTAAATACTGTTCATATCTTAGGGAAAGTTGTGGGCTTGTATCGTAATAATATCGACTAA
- a CDS encoding DUF896 domain-containing protein produces the protein MDKKEEEKVIKRINELYHTSKERELTPEELEERKKLRSAFLENFRAGFRQQLEDTVVIDKDGKEVTSEKAKEAQRRKGLRKD, from the coding sequence ATGGACAAAAAAGAAGAAGAAAAAGTAATAAAGCGTATTAATGAACTCTACCATACTAGTAAGGAAAGAGAATTAACGCCTGAAGAACTTGAAGAAAGAAAGAAATTGCGCAGTGCCTTCCTCGAAAACTTCCGTGCAGGATTTAGACAACAACTTGAAGATACTGTTGTTATCGATAAAGATGGTAAAGAAGTAACTTCTGAAAAGGCCAAAGAAGCACAAAGAAGAAAAGGTTTAAGAAAAGATTAA
- a CDS encoding YneF family protein codes for MNIGLAILLIIIALLIGLIAGFYGARAYMKKYFQDNPPISEDMIVAMMSQMGQKPSAKKVNQVMNMMKHQQRK; via the coding sequence ATGAATATTGGGTTAGCAATTTTATTAATCATTATCGCTCTTCTTATTGGTCTTATTGCAGGCTTTTATGGTGCAAGAGCATATATGAAGAAATATTTTCAAGACAACCCTCCAATTAGTGAAGATATGATTGTTGCTATGATGTCTCAAATGGGGCAAAAGCCATCTGCTAAAAAAGTAAATCAAGTTATGAATATGATGAAACATCAACAACGCAAGTAA